The following DNA comes from Microbacterium foliorum.
GGCCGAGCAGGAGGCTGCTCGCCGTCGACCTCTGGTCGCGAACACCAAAGAAGCGAAGGCCGCGGCGCGCGCAGAGCTCAACGAGCGACGCAACCGGGCACAGGCCGGCCTCGCTGCCGGCGAAGAGAAGTACCTGCCGGCTCGCGACAAGGGGCCGCAGCGCCGTTGGGTCCGTGACTACGTCGACGCCGGTTGGCACCCTGCCGAGTTCGTCATGGGCGTCATGGTGCTCGTCATCCTGGTCTCGCTTCTGCCCGCGAACCTCGCCATCGGCGGGTTCGCCATCGCCGGCTGGGCCTACCTCGTGATGATGGCGTACCTGATCCTCGCGATCGGCGGCATGGTGCTGCTGGGCATGCGAGTCAAGCGCAAGATCGCCGCGAAGTTCGGCAAGGAGCGCATGGAGCGCGGCCTCGGATGGTATGCCGCGATGCGGTCGCTGCAGATGCGGTTCATGCGCCTGCCCAAGCCTCAGGTGAAGCGCGGCGACTACCCCGCCTGATCCCAGGACTTCCACGAGAGGCGTCTCCTGCTCCCCGAGCACGAGGCGCCTTTCGCCTATGCGGGCGCGGCGGCTCAGCGAGCTACGAGACCCCGGTTGATCTCGCGACCCCAGAAGGGACCGCGGTACAGGAAGGCCGTGTAGCCCTGCACGAGCGTCGCTCCGGCTTCGAGCCGCTCCTGAACGTCGGACGGCGTCTCCACTCCCCCGACGGCGATGACGCAGAACTCCGAGGGCACGGCCGAGCGCACGAGACGAAGCACCTGCAGGGAACGCTCCTTGAGCGGAGCGCCCGAGAGTCCACCCGCTCCGATCTCCGCGACCGTCGCTGAATCGGTCGTGAGACCGTCCCTGCTGATCGTGGTGTTGTGAGCGATGATTCCGGCGAGCCCCTCATCGACCGCGAGCTTCGCGATGGCGACGATCTCCTCGTCTGAGAGATCAGGGGCGATCTTGACGAGCAGCGGAGTCTCTCCGGATGCTGCTCGCACCGCCCTGAGCAGCGGAGCCAGCGTCTCGACGGCCTGAAGCCCCCGAAGTCCGGGAGTGTTCGGCGATGAGACGTTGACCGCCAGGTAGTCGGCGAGCGGGGCCAGCCTCGTCGCGGAGGCCACATAGTCGGCTGTGGCGTTCTCGACATCGACGACACGACTCTTGCCGATGTTCACGCCGATGACCGTGTCGGGTGCACCGCGCCGCAGTCGCGCGAGTCGCCGAGCGGCGGCATCCGCGCCCTCATTGTTGAACCCCATGCGGTTGATGACCGCTCGATCGGCGATCAGACGGAACAGCCGGGGCTTCGGGTTGCCGTCCTGCGGGATCGCCGTGACGGTGCCCACCTCGACGTGTCCGAAACCGAGCGCGGCGAGACCACGGACGCCGACGGCGTTCTTGTCGAATCCGGCCGCGATCCCGAAGGGAGAGGAGAAGGTCAGGCCGAGAGCCTGAACCTGCAGGGACGGGTCGGGCCTCGTCAGCGCCCGCGTCGCCCAGGAGAACGGCGGCGCCCCGAGCACGCGGATCACCGCCATACCGGCGTGGTGGGCGAACTCAGGGTCGAAGCGCGAGAGGACAGCGCGAAAGAGCAGCGGATACATCCCTGCCAGATTACCGGTCGACGGGCTCCGGCTTGACGTGGTCGGCACGGAGGTCGGTGATGGCGCTCTCGAAGTCTTCGAGCGAGTCGAAAGCCTGGTACACGCTCGCGAACCGCAGGTACGCGACCTCGTCCAGGTCGCGGAGCGGCCCGAGGATCGCCAGACCGATCTCGTTCGTGTCGAGCTGCGAGACACCCGTCTGTCGAACGGCCTCCTCGACTCGCTGAGCGAGGATCGCCAGATCGGCCTCGGTGACGGGCCGGCCCTGACAGGCCTTGCGCACGCCCGAGATCACCTTCTCGCGACTGAACGGCTCCATGACGCCGGATCGCTTGATCACGTTGAGGCTCGCCGTCTCCGTCGTCGTGAAACGGCCTCCGCACTCAGGGCACTGACGTCGACGACGGATCGAGAGACCGTCATCACTGGTGCGGGAATCGATGACCCGGGAGTCCGAGTGACGGCAGAAGGGGCAGTGCATCTGACCGATCCTACGCGGTGAAACGCGCCTCGATCGCCTCGCCGTGTGCGGGAAGCACCTCGGTCTCCGCGAGGGCGACGACTCCCTCACGCACATCGGCGAGTGCGGCGCGATCGTAAGAGATGACCTGCTGCGGACGCAGGAACGTGTATGCACCGAGTCCGGGCGCGTAACGCGCCTGTCCCCCGGTCGGCAGGACGTGGTTGCTGCCCGCCATGTAGTCGCCGAGGCTCACCGGGGTGTGGTCTCCGACGAACACGGCCCCTGCGCTGGTGAATGCGTCGGCCGCGGCCTCGGCGTCTTGGAGGTGCAGTTCGAGGTGTTCGGGAGCGTACGCGTTGCTGAACGCCGTGGCCATCTCACGGTCATCGACCAGGACGATCGCCGACTGCGGCCCGTCCAGAGCCGCCGCCACCCTCGTCGCGTGGCGCGTGGCGCCAGCCTGTCGCTGGACTTCGGCGGCGACGCGGTCGGCCAGCTGCGGGGAGTCGGTGACGAGCACAGCCGACGCCTGCTCGTCGTGCTCAGCCTGGCTGACGAGGTCGGCGGCGATGAGTCGCGGGTCGGCGGCGGAGTCCGCGACGACCAGGATCTCGGTGGCCCCCGCCTCGGAGTCGGTGCCGACGACGCCCGCCACAGCGCGCTTCGCGGATGCGACGTAGTTGTTGCCCGGCCCTGACAGCACGTCGACCGGATCGAGCCCGATCCCCGCGACGCCGTGCGCGAAGGATCCGATCGCCCCTGCCCCACCGATCGCGTACACCTCCGTGATGCCGAGCAGACCCGCTGCGGCGAGGATCGTGGGGTGGACGCGTCCGCCCTGGTCTTCCTGCGGCGGTGAGGCGAGTGCGATCTGCTGCACTCCCGCGACCTGCGCCGGGACGACGTTCATGATGACGCTGGACGGATAGACCGCTTTGCCTCCGGGGATGTAGACCCCTGCACGGTGAACGGGCTGCCAGCGCTGGGTGATCGTCGCGCCGGCACCGATCCGCGTGATCTGGCGCTCGGGCACCTGCGCCGCCGAGGCGATGCGCACGCGGCGGATCGCCTCCTCGAGAGCGACGCGGACGTCAGGCGCGAGGACTTCGAGGGCGTCGGCGATGTGCTCGGCGGGCACACGGATCTCGTGCCCGGAGACACGATCGAAACGTTCCGCCTGCTCGCGTAGTGCCTCTTCGCCTCGCTCTCGCACGTCGTCGACGATGCGTGCCGCGGTGTCGAGAGCCTCGGCCCGGGCCTGGGTGGCGCGCGGCACGGCCGCGAGCATGTCAGCCGGCGAGAGCTCTTGCCCCCGCAGATCGATCGTGCGCAAGATCAGCCTCTCGTGATGTCTGCGATGTCGTGCAGGTAGCCGATGCGACCGTCATCGTGTCTGATGACGTACGCACCGCCCCGGTCCTCGATGACGAGAGCCCAGGCGTTCGGACCTACCCGGAAGATGCTCTCGCCGCGCTCGTCGTGCACGTCACGCTCGGTCGGCGCGAGGATCCAGAAGGGCTGTGGGGCCGAGAAATCCTGCTGCGGGTTCGTCGCGGCGAAGTCGGTCTCGTCGTCGATGGCGGGGAACGCGGTGGTCTCGGCGGACGACACGTCGCGTGCGGTCGCTCCCAGCAGAGACTCGATGCTTCCGGTGTCGGAGACGATCTCGGGCTCCTGACCGCGTGATCGGCGCGAGTACGCGGGAGCGTACGCCTCATCAGAGGTCGTGTCCTCGGTTCCCGTGCCTCCGCCCGAGGCGTGCGAGGAGAGCGGCACCTGCTCGGCGAGATCGAGACGGGCGACCTCATCGGTCGCCTGCGCGTCGGACAGCTCGACGTCGATACCGGCCGACGGAGCAGCCACGGTCGTGTACGCCGGCTGGGCCGACTCCACCGTGTGCGGCGCGGGGGCAGGATCCTCCGTGTACGCCGGCGGGGCGGCGTCCGTCACGTAGGCGGTCGGGGCCGGGACAGCGTCCGTCGCGTTCGCCGCCGGGGCGGGGTGGGACTCGTGACCGACGTCGGCGGACGGAACGGACGCGAGGTGAGAAGCAGGTGCTGTCTCCGCGTGCGGCGCAGGGTCTGACTCGGAGGCCTCGGGTGTGTCGCTCTCCGCAGGGGCAGGCTCGGGGCGCGGGCGCGCGATGACCGGTCGGACCGGATTCGCGTTGCGGTGCGCGAGCGTGACGAGTCGGCCCTGGAAGTCCTCCTTGAGTCCGGGCACCAGCGGAGCGAACACGGTGAAGACGACGAGCGCGAGCGCCGCGAGAAGCTGGACGACACCGTTCCAGGGAAGCCCGAAGACGCCGAACTCGATCACGAATGCGACCGCGTTCCAGAGGGCTCCCAGCCAGAAGACGGCCGAGACGGAGAACGCCACGGAAGCGAACTGATCGATCCCCAGCGAACCGACGCGTCGGATACCGTCGGGCGAGAAGCGGCGGAGGATCAGCAGGAACACGGCGACCGTCGGCACGCCGATGGGCAGAATCCACTGGATGCCGGCGCCCCAGATCGATGCGTCGCCGACGTAGGGGAAGAACGAGGCGATGAAGGCGATGAGCCACACGCCGACGATGAGCAGCTCCCGCAGCGTGAACCCGAGGATGCCGTACTCCGGCGTCACCTCATCGTCATAGAGAACGCCATCGTCATCGGAGAAGTCCTCCTCGATCGCGACGTCGGATGCGGCCGCGGAACGGTCTGCATCTGAGTCGTCGTTGTTCAGGAAGGGTGATTCCGTGCTCATGGGGAGGGTCCTTTCGCCACGGTGCAGAGCCTCTGCGTCGTGCACCCGAACGCGTCCTGATACTACCCGGTGCGCCCGTGAGGACCCATCGAGCGGCGACGCTTCGCTGATGCTCAGCCCAGGCAGGTCGGCCCGAGCAGCGATTTGAGATCGCCGAACAGATCGGCTGACACCTTGACCGGCATCGGCACGTCAAAGACCTTCGCCGTGCCTCCGCGGTGCACGCGCAGCACCACCTCGGTGTCGCCGTTGTGGCGTCGCAGCACTTCGGCGAGCTCGGTCATCACCCGCTCGGTCGCCCTCTGCTCCGCCAGGACGAGCGCGAGGGGTCCCGCGGCGTCGAAGGAGCCGACATCCGGCGCGAACGCCGACTGCGCATGCAGGTTGAGTCCGTCATCGCGCTTCGACACGCGTCCGCGCACCGCGAGGATGGAGTCCTGCTGCAGGATGTGCTGGAACTCGGTGTAGGTCTTGCCCATGAACATGACCGTCACCTCGCCGTTGAAGTCCTCGACCGTGATCATGCCGTACGGGTTTCCGCTGGCCTTCGCGACACGATGCTGGACGCTCGTGACGAGACCGGCGACGGTGACCTGCTCGCCGTCCTGCATGTCCTCGGAGTTGATCAGGTTGTGGATCGAGATCGATGCGTGCTTCGCAAGCGGCACCTCGAGCCCTGCGAGGGGGTGGTCGGACACGTAGAGCCCGAGCATCTCGCGTTCGAACGCGAGTTTGTCCTTCTTGATCCACTCCGGCCGCGACGGCACCTTCGCAGGTGGCGCCTCTTCCATGTCGTCGTACAGGCTGTCGAAGTCGAAGCCGATCGCGCCCTGCGCCTCGTTCCGCTTGCGATCCACAGCCGCCTCGACGGCGTCCTCGTGGACTTCGAGCAGAGCGCGGCGGGAGTCGCCCATCGAGTCGAACGCACCGGCCTTGATCAGCGATTCGACGGTGCGCTTGTTCGAGACATGCAGCGGCACCTTCTCGAGGAAGTGGTGGAACGAGGTGAATCGCTCGTCCTTCCGTGCCGCGATGATGCCCTCGACGACGTTGCTGCCGACGTTGCGGACGGCACCCAACCCGAAGCGGATGTCGTCGCCGACGGCGGCGAAGTATTTGATCGACTCGGAGACGTCGGGCGGGAGCACCTTGATGCCCATGCGACGGCACTCGTTGAGGTACAGCGCCATCTTGTCTTTCGAGTCGCCGACGCTGGTGAGCAACGCAGCCATGTACTCGGCGGGATAGTGGGCCTTGAGATAGGCGGTCCAGTACGACACGACGCCGTAGGCCGCCGAGTGCGCCTTGTTGAAGGCGTAGTCCGAGAACGGGAGCAGGATCTCCCAGATCGCGTTGACGGCTCCGTCGGAGTACCCGTTCGCGTGCATGCCGGCCTGGAAGCCCTCGAACTGCTTGTCGAGCTCCGACTTCTTCTTCTTGCCCATCGCGCGGCGGAGGATGTCGGCCTGTCCGAGCGAGAACCCGGCCACGCGCTGGGCGATGGCCATCACCTGCTCCTGGTAGATGATCAGACCGTACGACTCGTCGAGGATGTCGGCGAGCGACTCGGTGAACTCCGGATGGATCGGCGTGATGGGCTGCTGACCGTTCTTGCGCAGCGCGTAGTTCGTGTGCGAGTTCGCCCCCATGGGCCCTGGACGGTACAGCGCGATGAGTGCCGAGATGTCACCGAAGTTGTCCGGACGCATGAGGCGCATGAGCGATCGCATCGGACCGCCGTCGAGCTGAAAGACGCCGAGCGATTCGCCTCGTCCGAGCAGGTCGTAGGCCCCGCGGTCGTCGAGTGCGAGGTGTTCGAGGTCGAGCTCCTCTCCGCGGTTGGTGCGGATGTTGTCGAGCGCGTCCGAGATGATCGTCAGGTTGCGCAGCCCCAGGAAGTCCATCTTGATAAGGCCGAGCGACTCGCACGAGGGGTAGTCGAACTGCGTGACGATCTGGCCGTCCTGCTCGCGGCGCATGATCGGGATGATGTCGATCAACGGCTCGGACGACATGATCACACCCGCCGCGTGCACGCCCCACTGGCGTTTCAGACCCTCGAGACCGAGAGCGCGGTCGAAGACCGTCTTCGCCTCCGGGTCGGTCTCGATGAGGGCGCGGAACTCGCTCGCCTCTTTGTAGCGGGGGTGCGCGGAGTCGAACATTCCGTCGAGGGGCATGTCCTTGCCCATCACGGGCGGCGGCATCGCCTTGGTCAGCCGCTCCCCCATGCTGAACGGGAACCCGAGCACGCGGCCCGCATCCTTCAGCGCCTGCTTGGACTTGATCGTGCCGTACGTGACGATCTGCGCGACGCGCTCGGATCCGTACTTCCTGGTCACGTAGTCGATGACCTCGCCACGGCGCCGGTCATCGAAGTCGACGTCGAAGTCGGGCATCGAGACGCGGTCAGGGTTCAGGAACCGCTCGAAGATGAGGCCGTGCTCGAGCGGGTCGAGATCAGTGATCTTCATGGCGTAGGCGACCATGGAACCGGCTCCGGATCCACGACCGGGCCCCACGCGGATGCCGTTGTCCTTGGCCCAGTTGATGAAGTCGGCGACGACGAGGAAGTAGCCAGGGAAGCCCATCTGCAGGATGATGCCGGTCTCGTACTCGGCCTGCTTGCGCACCTTGTCGGGGATCCCGCTCGGGTACCGGTAGTGGAGACCCGCCTCGACCTCTTTGATCAGCCAGCTGTCTTCGGTCTCTCCGTCGGGCACCGGGAAGCGCGGCATGTAGTTCGCCGCCGTGTTGAACTCGACCTCGCAGCGCTCCGCGATGAGCAGCGTGTTGTCGCAGGCCTCAGGGTGATCGCGGAAGAGCTGGCGCATCTCGGCGGCGGTCTTGATGTAGTAGCCGTCGCCGTCGAACTTGAAGCGGTTGGGGTCGTCGAGTGTCGAGCCCGACTGCACGCACAGCAGGGCCTCGTGCGCGTCGGCCTCGTGCTGATGCGTGTAGTGCGAATCGTTGGTTCCGACGAGCGGGATGCTCAGATCTTTCGCGAGCCGGATCAGATCCGTCATGACCCTGCGCTCGATGGAGAGACCGTGATCCATGATCTCGGCGAAGTAGTTCTCCTTGCCGAACAGGTCTTGGAACTCCGCGGCCGCGGCGCGGGCGGCGTCGTACTGGCCGAGGCGCAGACGTGTCTGGATCTCTCCCGAGGGGCATCCGGTGGTGGCGATCAGTCCCTTGCCGTAGGTCTGGAGCAGCTCGCGGTCCATGCGGGGCTTGAAGTAGTAGCCCTCCATGCTCGACAGGGAGCTGAGGCGGAACAGGTTGTGCATCCCCTGCGTGCTCTCGCTCCACATCGTCATGTGCGTGTAGGCACCGGAGCCCGAGACGTCGTCGCTCTTCTGATCGGGAGACCCCCACTGCACGCGCGTCTTGTCACTGCGATGCGTGCCGGGCGTGACGTACGCCTCGAGTCCGATGATCGGCTTGACCCCTGCCGCGTTCGCCGCCTTGTAGAACTCGAAGGCCGCGAACGTGTTGCCGTGGTCGGTCACCGCGATGGCCGGCATGTCGTAATCGGCCGCCGCCTGGGTCATCGCCGCGATCTTCGCCGCCCCGTCGAGCATCGAGTACTCGCTGTGCACGTGCAGGTGGACGAAGGAGTCGGATGCCATGCCTTCGAGTCTACTTTCGGCATCCGACATCGCAGGCCGGGTGGAGCGGTGCGGTCACCGCAGATCGAGGCGCATCAGCACCCGGGGAAAGCCGTCGAGGGTGGAACCGGTGTCGGCGGCCTTCTCGAACCCCGCGTTTTCGAACAGTCGCCTGGTTCCGACATACGCCATCGTCTGATTCACCTTCTCGCCGCGGTTGTCGACCGGGTACCCCTCGATCGCGGGCGCCCCACGATGCTCGGCGTACGCGACGGCTCCCTCGATCAGTGCGTGCGAGATGCCCTGCTTCCGATATCCGGGGCGGATGCGGATGCACCACAGCGACCACACTTCGAGGTCATCGATATGCGGGATCAGCCGATTGCGGGCGAAGCTCGTCGCACTGCGGGGGTGCACCGCGGCCCAGCCCACGGGTTCTTCGTCGAGATAGGCGATGACTCCGGGCGGCGGGTCCTGATGGCAGAGCTCGCGTACGCGGTCGGCGCGCTGCGCGCCCCGCAGCGCGTTGTTCTCCTTGCTGCCTATGCGGTAGCTCAGGCAGAAGCACACGTTCGACGTCGGCTTCTTCGGACCGACGAGGGTCGCCACGTCGTCGAACTCGGTCGCCGGTCGCACCTCGATGCTCATGCGCTCAGTCTGGCTCACGACGCCGACATCCGCCGCTGACGATTCACTCGCCGCGCAGGATCTCCAGTGCATGGTCGAAATCTGCGGGGTAGGGCGACTCGAACTGCACCCAGTCCCCCGTCGTCGGGTGCGAGAACGCAAGCCTGTGTGCGTGCAGCCACTGACGGGTCAGGCCGAGCCGCGCCGACAGCGTCGGGTCGGCGCCATAGAGAGGGTCGCCCGCACACGGGTGGCGGAGCGCCGCCATGTGCACGCGGATCTGGTGCGTGCGCCCGGTCTCGAGGTGGATCTCCAGCAGCGACGCCCCGGGAAAAGCCTCGAGCGTCTCGTAGTGGGTCACCGACGGCTTGCCGTCCGGCACCACGGCGAACTTCCAGGAGTGGTTCGGGTGCCGACCGATCGGCGCGTCGATCGTTCCCGTCAGCGGGTCGGGGTGGCCCTGAACCACCGCGTGATAGATCTTCTCGACCGTGCGCTCTTTGAACGCGTGCTTCAACCTCGTGTACGCGATCTCGCTCTTGGCCACGACCATGAGTCCGCTGGTACCGACATCCAGACGATGCACGACCCCCTGGCGCTCCGAAGCCCCGCTGGTGGACACTCGGAACCCCGCCGCGGCGAGAGCCCCGACGACGGTCGGCCCCTCCCACCCCAGTGAGGGGTGCGCAGCGACGCCGGTGGGCTTGTCGACCACGACGATGTCGTCGTCGTCGTAGACGATTCCGAGTTCGGGAACCGCGATCGGGATGATCCGCGGCTCCTCCTTCGGCTGCCATTCCACCTCGAGCCACCCTCCACCACGTAGGCGGTCGGACTTGTCGAGGGTGACTCCATCGAGGCGCACGCCTCCGGCGGAGGCGACATCGGCGGCGAAGGTGCGCGAGAAGCCCATCAACTTCGCCAGCGCCGCGTCGACGCGTGAGCCCTCCAAACCGTCAGGAACCGGGAGGGAACGGGATTCCACGCTCAGCGTCCGTCCGACGCCGAGGCCGGCGCATCGGGAGATGCTCCGTCCGGGCGGGACACCTCGGAGCGAGGATCCGCGCCGGCTTCTTCGGCCAAGGCGGCGGCCTCGGCTTCCTCGTCGGTCTCGACAGGAGCATGATCTCGCTCGCGCGTGCCGTCGAAACGAAGCCCGAGCACGACGAGCAATGCCACGGAGATCATTCCGCTGACGATGAAGATGTCGGCGACGTTGAAGATCGCGGGCATCATCCACGGCATCGAGATCATGTCGACCACGTGTCCCATGGGGAAGCCAGGGTCGCGGAAGAGCCGATCGGTGAGGTTACCGAGAACCCCGCCGAGCAGGCAGCCGAGGACAACGGCCCAGAGGCGAGAGCGGAGCCCGAAGGCCTTCCACACGATCACTCCGGCGACGACCGCGAGAGCGATGGTGAAGATCCATGTGACATCGGATCCGAGTGAGAACGCCGCACCGGGGTTGCGCACGTAATACAGCTGAAGGAACTCACCCAGCACCGGGACGGGCTCCTGCAGCGGCAGGTTCTCGGTGGTGAGGTACTTCACAAACTGATCGGCGGCCAGCACGATCGCTGCGAGAACCGCAACGATCGCGCCGGCCGCCGACCGACGAAGGGCAGGGCGTCCTGGCAAAGGGACGACCTACAGTCCGATCGCGGAGACCGGGGTCGAGTCCGTCGACGCCGACTTCTCGTCGAGGTCGCGGAGCTGGCCCTCGATGTAACCGCGCAGCTGCGAGCGGTAGTCGCGCTCGAAGTTGCGGAGCTCGGTGATGCGAGCCTCGAGCGCATTGCGCTCGCGCTCGAGACGTGCCGACTCTTCGCGCTGCTTGGCCTCGGCCTCGGTGCGGATGCGGTTGACTTCGCCTTCGGCTTCGGCGATGAGCTGAGCGCGCTTCGCCTCACCCTCGGCGACGTGCTCGTCGTGCAGGCGCTGCGCGAGCTCGATGATGCCGGCAGTCGCGGTGGCGGAACCCGACGGAGCGGGCTCAGCGGGCGCCTGGGCCGGAGCCGGAGCCTCTTCGACGACCGCAGCGGGTGCCTCTGCAGCGGCTGCGGGAGCGGCCGGCGCGTCGCCGGACTCGTACGCGGCCAGCTTGGCCTTGAGTTCGACGTTCTCTTCGAGGGCCTTGCGCCACTCGATGACGATCTCGTCGAGGAAGTCGTCGACCTCGTCCGGGTCGAAGCCGTCCTTGAAGCGGACGTGCTGGAACTGCTTGGTGACGACGTCATCCGGGGTAAGTGCCATGGTGGCTCCTTCGATGAGTTCGGTTGCCAGTTTTGGAGAATGGCGTGGTCGAGATTCGGCGCGAACCCGGGGCGCGCACCTGGGAGCCAAGCATAGTCCCCGAGCCTGTCAGTCGCGACGCCACGACACCCCAGGGTGTCGAAGTCGCACAGGTCTCAGATGAAGCTTCGGACGATGCTCATCAGGATCAGCACGATCAGGATGGTGATCGAGAACCCGAAATCCAGGGACAGCGAGCCGATTCGCAGGGGTGGGATGATCCGCCGGAAGAACCGGACCGGCGGATCGGTCACCGTGTAGACGAGTTCGGCGGCGACGAGCCCGGCGCCCTTGGGTCGCCACTCACGATTGAACAGCGGGATGTAGCTCAGAATGAGCCGCGCGAAGAGCACCAGCAGGTACAGCAGAAGAGCCAGATGTACGATGCTGGCGACGATGGAGACGACGAACCCCACGGTCTACGACTGGTCGAAGCCCGCGGACTCTGCATC
Coding sequences within:
- a CDS encoding DUF3043 domain-containing protein gives rise to the protein MATTPVPPSTNDDAPETPASGKGRATPTRAEQEAARRRPLVANTKEAKAAARAELNERRNRAQAGLAAGEEKYLPARDKGPQRRWVRDYVDAGWHPAEFVMGVMVLVILVSLLPANLAIGGFAIAGWAYLVMMAYLILAIGGMVLLGMRVKRKIAAKFGKERMERGLGWYAAMRSLQMRFMRLPKPQVKRGDYPA
- a CDS encoding quinone-dependent dihydroorotate dehydrogenase, producing the protein MYPLLFRAVLSRFDPEFAHHAGMAVIRVLGAPPFSWATRALTRPDPSLQVQALGLTFSSPFGIAAGFDKNAVGVRGLAALGFGHVEVGTVTAIPQDGNPKPRLFRLIADRAVINRMGFNNEGADAAARRLARLRRGAPDTVIGVNIGKSRVVDVENATADYVASATRLAPLADYLAVNVSSPNTPGLRGLQAVETLAPLLRAVRAASGETPLLVKIAPDLSDEEIVAIAKLAVDEGLAGIIAHNTTISRDGLTTDSATVAEIGAGGLSGAPLKERSLQVLRLVRSAVPSEFCVIAVGGVETPSDVQERLEAGATLVQGYTAFLYRGPFWGREINRGLVAR
- the nrdR gene encoding transcriptional regulator NrdR — encoded protein: MHCPFCRHSDSRVIDSRTSDDGLSIRRRRQCPECGGRFTTTETASLNVIKRSGVMEPFSREKVISGVRKACQGRPVTEADLAILAQRVEEAVRQTGVSQLDTNEIGLAILGPLRDLDEVAYLRFASVYQAFDSLEDFESAITDLRADHVKPEPVDR
- the hisD gene encoding histidinol dehydrogenase; this translates as MLRTIDLRGQELSPADMLAAVPRATQARAEALDTAARIVDDVRERGEEALREQAERFDRVSGHEIRVPAEHIADALEVLAPDVRVALEEAIRRVRIASAAQVPERQITRIGAGATITQRWQPVHRAGVYIPGGKAVYPSSVIMNVVPAQVAGVQQIALASPPQEDQGGRVHPTILAAAGLLGITEVYAIGGAGAIGSFAHGVAGIGLDPVDVLSGPGNNYVASAKRAVAGVVGTDSEAGATEILVVADSAADPRLIAADLVSQAEHDEQASAVLVTDSPQLADRVAAEVQRQAGATRHATRVAAALDGPQSAIVLVDDREMATAFSNAYAPEHLELHLQDAEAAADAFTSAGAVFVGDHTPVSLGDYMAGSNHVLPTGGQARYAPGLGAYTFLRPQQVISYDRAALADVREGVVALAETEVLPAHGEAIEARFTA
- the dnaE gene encoding DNA polymerase III subunit alpha; the protein is MASDSFVHLHVHSEYSMLDGAAKIAAMTQAAADYDMPAIAVTDHGNTFAAFEFYKAANAAGVKPIIGLEAYVTPGTHRSDKTRVQWGSPDQKSDDVSGSGAYTHMTMWSESTQGMHNLFRLSSLSSMEGYYFKPRMDRELLQTYGKGLIATTGCPSGEIQTRLRLGQYDAARAAAAEFQDLFGKENYFAEIMDHGLSIERRVMTDLIRLAKDLSIPLVGTNDSHYTHQHEADAHEALLCVQSGSTLDDPNRFKFDGDGYYIKTAAEMRQLFRDHPEACDNTLLIAERCEVEFNTAANYMPRFPVPDGETEDSWLIKEVEAGLHYRYPSGIPDKVRKQAEYETGIILQMGFPGYFLVVADFINWAKDNGIRVGPGRGSGAGSMVAYAMKITDLDPLEHGLIFERFLNPDRVSMPDFDVDFDDRRRGEVIDYVTRKYGSERVAQIVTYGTIKSKQALKDAGRVLGFPFSMGERLTKAMPPPVMGKDMPLDGMFDSAHPRYKEASEFRALIETDPEAKTVFDRALGLEGLKRQWGVHAAGVIMSSEPLIDIIPIMRREQDGQIVTQFDYPSCESLGLIKMDFLGLRNLTIISDALDNIRTNRGEELDLEHLALDDRGAYDLLGRGESLGVFQLDGGPMRSLMRLMRPDNFGDISALIALYRPGPMGANSHTNYALRKNGQQPITPIHPEFTESLADILDESYGLIIYQEQVMAIAQRVAGFSLGQADILRRAMGKKKKSELDKQFEGFQAGMHANGYSDGAVNAIWEILLPFSDYAFNKAHSAAYGVVSYWTAYLKAHYPAEYMAALLTSVGDSKDKMALYLNECRRMGIKVLPPDVSESIKYFAAVGDDIRFGLGAVRNVGSNVVEGIIAARKDERFTSFHHFLEKVPLHVSNKRTVESLIKAGAFDSMGDSRRALLEVHEDAVEAAVDRKRNEAQGAIGFDFDSLYDDMEEAPPAKVPSRPEWIKKDKLAFEREMLGLYVSDHPLAGLEVPLAKHASISIHNLINSEDMQDGEQVTVAGLVTSVQHRVAKASGNPYGMITVEDFNGEVTVMFMGKTYTEFQHILQQDSILAVRGRVSKRDDGLNLHAQSAFAPDVGSFDAAGPLALVLAEQRATERVMTELAEVLRRHNGDTEVVLRVHRGGTAKVFDVPMPVKVSADLFGDLKSLLGPTCLG
- a CDS encoding GNAT family N-acetyltransferase, with protein sequence MSIEVRPATEFDDVATLVGPKKPTSNVCFCLSYRIGSKENNALRGAQRADRVRELCHQDPPPGVIAYLDEEPVGWAAVHPRSATSFARNRLIPHIDDLEVWSLWCIRIRPGYRKQGISHALIEGAVAYAEHRGAPAIEGYPVDNRGEKVNQTMAYVGTRRLFENAGFEKAADTGSTLDGFPRVLMRLDLR
- a CDS encoding RluA family pseudouridine synthase, with translation MESRSLPVPDGLEGSRVDAALAKLMGFSRTFAADVASAGGVRLDGVTLDKSDRLRGGGWLEVEWQPKEEPRIIPIAVPELGIVYDDDDIVVVDKPTGVAAHPSLGWEGPTVVGALAAAGFRVSTSGASERQGVVHRLDVGTSGLMVVAKSEIAYTRLKHAFKERTVEKIYHAVVQGHPDPLTGTIDAPIGRHPNHSWKFAVVPDGKPSVTHYETLEAFPGASLLEIHLETGRTHQIRVHMAALRHPCAGDPLYGADPTLSARLGLTRQWLHAHRLAFSHPTTGDWVQFESPYPADFDHALEILRGE
- the lspA gene encoding signal peptidase II, with the protein product MPGRPALRRSAAGAIVAVLAAIVLAADQFVKYLTTENLPLQEPVPVLGEFLQLYYVRNPGAAFSLGSDVTWIFTIALAVVAGVIVWKAFGLRSRLWAVVLGCLLGGVLGNLTDRLFRDPGFPMGHVVDMISMPWMMPAIFNVADIFIVSGMISVALLVVLGLRFDGTRERDHAPVETDEEAEAAALAEEAGADPRSEVSRPDGASPDAPASASDGR
- a CDS encoding DivIVA domain-containing protein, producing the protein MALTPDDVVTKQFQHVRFKDGFDPDEVDDFLDEIVIEWRKALEENVELKAKLAAYESGDAPAAPAAAAEAPAAVVEEAPAPAQAPAEPAPSGSATATAGIIELAQRLHDEHVAEGEAKRAQLIAEAEGEVNRIRTEAEAKQREESARLERERNALEARITELRNFERDYRSQLRGYIEGQLRDLDEKSASTDSTPVSAIGL
- a CDS encoding YggT family protein — its product is MGFVVSIVASIVHLALLLYLLVLFARLILSYIPLFNREWRPKGAGLVAAELVYTVTDPPVRFFRRIIPPLRIGSLSLDFGFSITILIVLILMSIVRSFI